One genomic window of Burkholderia diffusa includes the following:
- the pxpA gene encoding 5-oxoprolinase subunit PxpA, with product MEIDLNADLGEGCGSDEALLDLVTSANIACGWHAGGANAMRDCVRWAVQKGVSIGAHPSFHDPENFGRKEMQLPASDIYAGVLYQLGALSAIAQAEGGRIAHVKPHGALYNQAARDPMIADAVVSAIHDFDPSLAVFGLANSVFVAAARHAGLAAVEEVFADRGYRADGSLVPRSQPGALIDDEEAVLARTLDMVRERQVRAVSGEWVPLNAQTVCLHGDGPHALAFAKRIRAALEAAGVDVVAPGALEAGEDA from the coding sequence ATGGAAATCGATCTGAATGCCGATCTCGGCGAAGGATGCGGATCGGACGAGGCGCTGCTCGACCTCGTCACGTCGGCGAACATCGCGTGCGGCTGGCATGCAGGTGGCGCCAACGCGATGCGCGACTGCGTGCGCTGGGCCGTGCAGAAGGGCGTGTCGATCGGCGCGCATCCGAGCTTTCACGATCCGGAGAATTTCGGTCGCAAGGAAATGCAGTTGCCGGCCAGCGACATCTATGCGGGCGTGCTGTACCAGCTCGGCGCGCTGTCGGCGATCGCGCAGGCCGAGGGTGGCCGCATCGCGCACGTGAAGCCGCACGGCGCGCTGTACAACCAGGCCGCGCGCGACCCGATGATCGCCGACGCCGTGGTGTCCGCGATCCACGACTTCGATCCGTCGCTTGCCGTGTTCGGGCTCGCGAACAGCGTGTTCGTCGCGGCCGCGCGGCACGCGGGGCTCGCCGCGGTGGAGGAAGTGTTCGCCGATCGCGGCTATCGCGCGGACGGCTCGCTGGTGCCGCGCAGCCAGCCCGGTGCACTGATCGACGACGAGGAAGCGGTGCTCGCGCGCACGCTCGACATGGTGCGCGAGCGGCAGGTGCGGGCGGTGAGCGGCGAGTGGGTGCCGCTCAATGCGCAGACCGTCTGCCTGCACGGCGACGGCCCGCATGCGCTCGCGTTCGCGAAAAGGATTCGTGCGGCGCTGGAGGCGGCGGGTGTCGATGTCGTCGCTCCGGGCGCGCTGGAGGCCGGCGAAGACGCGTGA
- a CDS encoding TraB/GumN family protein has translation MPDGLAARASGVRRSGAGRARVMRACRNARRWSVRTVTGAALAGACVAAGLVVPVEAARAEGRAPASSPIHTSQVPPPGMSLPGFHAPSVSNGTVARGTVRVQPARMPFYVATKGKVTLYVLGTLHTGDPSDYPPAQPFRPRILGALAASPTLALELSPDDLLESQDDVSKYGVCRYPCLQRLLPEPLWQRLAGRLRGNPAALAEIRRMRPWLAALVVETYDSLSAGLQTEYGTEAQLQNVFLKKKGGRVIGLETLAEQMRAFTGLTLAEQREMLAQDMVQTPAQNADDIKALHRLWQIGDADAISAWAVAKSERLARSKALSASIDNKILYERNRRFVARMTAIAAPNRPVFVAIGALHLGGPRGVLELLRQQGYSVDAN, from the coding sequence ATGCCTGATGGTTTGGCGGCGCGCGCGTCCGGCGTGCGCCGTTCGGGGGCCGGCCGCGCGCGGGTGATGCGCGCGTGCCGCAACGCACGGCGCTGGAGCGTGCGCACGGTCACGGGTGCGGCGCTGGCGGGCGCGTGCGTCGCGGCCGGCCTCGTCGTTCCCGTCGAGGCCGCGCGTGCCGAAGGGCGTGCGCCGGCCAGTTCGCCGATCCATACGTCGCAGGTTCCGCCGCCCGGCATGAGCCTGCCGGGCTTCCATGCGCCTTCCGTGTCCAACGGCACGGTCGCGCGCGGCACGGTGCGCGTGCAGCCCGCGCGCATGCCGTTCTACGTGGCTACGAAGGGCAAGGTCACGCTGTACGTGCTCGGCACGCTGCATACGGGCGACCCGTCCGACTATCCACCCGCTCAGCCGTTCCGGCCGCGCATCCTCGGGGCGCTTGCGGCGTCGCCGACGCTCGCGCTCGAGCTGTCGCCGGACGATCTGCTCGAATCGCAGGACGACGTGTCGAAGTACGGCGTGTGCCGCTACCCGTGCCTGCAGCGCCTGTTGCCCGAGCCGCTGTGGCAGCGCCTCGCGGGGCGCCTGCGCGGCAATCCGGCCGCGCTCGCGGAGATCCGCCGGATGCGGCCGTGGCTCGCGGCGCTGGTCGTCGAGACCTACGACTCGCTGTCGGCCGGCCTGCAGACCGAGTACGGCACCGAGGCGCAACTGCAGAACGTGTTCCTGAAGAAAAAGGGTGGCCGGGTGATAGGGCTCGAGACGCTCGCCGAGCAGATGCGCGCGTTCACCGGGCTGACGCTCGCCGAACAGCGCGAGATGCTCGCGCAGGACATGGTGCAGACGCCGGCGCAGAACGCCGACGACATCAAGGCGCTGCACCGGCTGTGGCAAATTGGCGACGCTGATGCGATTTCAGCGTGGGCGGTCGCGAAGAGCGAGCGGCTGGCCCGTTCGAAGGCGCTGTCGGCGTCGATCGACAACAAGATCCTGTACGAACGCAACCGGCGCTTCGTTGCGCGGATGACGGCAATCGCCGCGCCGAACCGGCCGGTATTCGTCGCCATCGGCGCGCTACATCTGGGCGGCCCGCGCGGCGTGCTCGAATTGTTGCGTCAACAAGGTTACAGCGTCGACGCGAACTGA
- a CDS encoding glutathione S-transferase family protein, producing the protein MKLVIGDKNYSSWSMRPWLLLAHFGITFDEIAIELRRDDTAARIREYSPTGKVPCLIDDHGVAIWDSLAIAETLAERYPQFPMWPADPLDRAHARCISAEMHSGFAALRTHMGMNVRASMPGRGATPEALADVARIDALWSACIEASGGPFLFGEFGIADAMYAPVVMRFNTYAPALSPEAAGYAARVTALPAVQRWIDAARRETNVIAEYEPTP; encoded by the coding sequence ATGAAACTCGTCATTGGAGACAAGAATTACTCGTCGTGGTCGATGCGGCCGTGGCTGCTGCTCGCGCATTTCGGCATCACGTTCGACGAGATCGCGATCGAGCTGCGCCGCGACGACACGGCCGCGCGCATCCGCGAATATTCGCCGACCGGCAAGGTGCCGTGCCTGATCGACGATCACGGCGTTGCGATCTGGGATTCGCTCGCGATCGCCGAGACGCTCGCCGAGCGCTATCCGCAGTTCCCGATGTGGCCGGCCGATCCGCTCGACCGCGCGCATGCGCGCTGCATCTCGGCCGAGATGCACTCGGGCTTCGCCGCGCTGCGTACGCACATGGGCATGAACGTGCGCGCGTCGATGCCGGGGCGCGGCGCGACGCCCGAGGCGCTCGCCGACGTCGCGCGCATCGACGCGCTGTGGAGCGCATGCATCGAGGCATCGGGCGGCCCGTTCCTGTTCGGTGAATTCGGGATCGCCGATGCGATGTACGCGCCCGTCGTGATGCGTTTCAACACGTATGCGCCGGCGTTGTCGCCGGAGGCGGCCGGCTATGCCGCGCGTGTGACGGCGCTGCCGGCGGTGCAACGCTGGATCGATGCCGCGCGCCGCGAAACCAACGTGATCGCCGAATACGAACCGACGCCATGA
- a CDS encoding multifunctional CCA addition/repair protein → MNIYAVGGAIRDELLGVPVQDRDYVVVGATPEQMVAQGFRPVGKDFPVFLHPDTQEEYALARTERKTAAGYHGFQFYYAPDVTLDEDLARRDLTINAMAREVSPEGALIGPVIDPFDGQADLRARVFRHVGDAFVEDPVRILRLARFAARFTDFTVADDTLALMRRMVDAGEADALVPERVWQEIARGLMEAKPSRMFAVLRECGALARILPEVDALWGVPQRADYHPEVDTGVHVMMVVDYAAKQGYSLPVRFAALTHDLGKATTPADVLPRHVGHEGRSVDLIKPLCERLRVPNECRDLALVVAREHGNLHRVMEMGAAALVRLFERSDALRKPARFAEMLQACESDARGRLGLDTQPYPQAERLRVALVAARSVDAGAIARGLANDAMQIKDAVHRARIEAVKQALAIGE, encoded by the coding sequence ATGAACATCTACGCAGTAGGCGGAGCGATCCGCGACGAATTGCTCGGCGTGCCTGTGCAGGACCGCGACTACGTGGTGGTGGGCGCGACGCCCGAGCAGATGGTCGCGCAGGGCTTCCGGCCGGTCGGCAAGGATTTCCCCGTGTTCCTGCATCCGGACACCCAGGAGGAGTACGCGCTCGCGCGCACCGAACGCAAGACGGCGGCCGGCTATCACGGCTTCCAGTTCTATTACGCGCCGGACGTGACGCTCGACGAGGACCTCGCGCGGCGCGACCTGACGATCAACGCGATGGCGCGTGAAGTGAGCCCGGAAGGCGCGCTGATCGGCCCCGTGATCGATCCGTTCGACGGGCAGGCCGACCTGCGCGCGCGCGTGTTCCGGCACGTGGGCGACGCGTTCGTCGAGGATCCGGTGCGGATCCTGCGGCTCGCGCGCTTTGCCGCGCGCTTCACGGATTTCACGGTCGCGGACGACACGCTCGCGCTGATGCGGCGGATGGTCGATGCGGGCGAAGCGGACGCGCTGGTGCCCGAGCGCGTGTGGCAGGAGATCGCGCGCGGGCTGATGGAGGCGAAACCGTCGCGGATGTTCGCGGTGCTGCGCGAGTGCGGCGCGCTCGCGCGCATCCTGCCCGAGGTCGACGCGCTGTGGGGCGTGCCGCAGCGCGCGGACTACCACCCGGAGGTCGATACGGGCGTGCACGTGATGATGGTCGTCGACTACGCGGCGAAGCAGGGCTATTCGCTGCCGGTGCGTTTCGCGGCGCTCACGCACGATCTCGGCAAGGCGACCACACCCGCCGATGTGCTGCCGCGCCATGTCGGCCACGAGGGGCGCAGCGTCGATCTCATCAAGCCGCTATGCGAGCGGCTGCGCGTGCCGAACGAGTGCCGCGATCTCGCGCTGGTGGTCGCGCGCGAGCACGGCAACCTGCATCGCGTGATGGAAATGGGCGCGGCCGCGCTCGTGCGGCTCTTCGAGCGCAGCGACGCGCTGCGCAAGCCGGCGCGCTTCGCCGAGATGCTGCAGGCGTGCGAATCGGATGCGCGCGGCCGGCTCGGGCTCGACACGCAGCCGTATCCGCAGGCCGAGCGGCTGCGCGTGGCGCTGGTGGCGGCGCGCAGCGTCGATGCGGGCGCGATCGCGCGCGGCCTCGCCAACGATGCGATGCAGATCAAGGATGCCGTGCATCGCGCGCGCATCGAGGCCGTCAAGCAGGCGCTGGCGATCGGCGAATAG
- a CDS encoding peptide ABC transporter ATP-binding protein codes for MNADKEVRATPHDEEAVLVADQLAKHYTVKRGMFGQGTVKALNGVSFSLKRGKTLAVVGESGCGKSTLARQLTMIETPTSGHLTIDGKDVAGANRETVADLRRRVQMVFQNPFASLNPRKTVEQTLSEPLEINTNLTAAERASRIAQIMRTVGLRPEHAKRYPHMFSGGQRQRVAIARAMILDPRIVVADEPVSALDVSIQAQILNLFMDLQEQFKTSYVFISHNLSVVEHVADDVMVMYFGSVAELGDKATIYARPRHPYTRALMSATPAIFEEDRRVQIKLQGELPSPLNPPSGCAFHQRCPYAIERCRVEEPQLRDVDGRRVACHRAEEVGEANA; via the coding sequence ATGAATGCAGATAAGGAAGTCCGCGCCACGCCGCACGACGAGGAAGCGGTGCTGGTCGCGGATCAGCTCGCAAAGCACTACACGGTCAAGCGCGGGATGTTCGGGCAGGGCACGGTGAAGGCGCTCAACGGCGTGTCGTTCTCGCTGAAGCGCGGCAAGACGCTCGCCGTCGTCGGCGAATCGGGCTGCGGGAAATCGACGCTCGCGCGCCAGCTCACGATGATCGAAACACCCACGTCGGGCCACCTGACGATCGACGGCAAGGACGTGGCCGGCGCGAACCGCGAGACGGTCGCCGACCTGCGCCGCCGCGTGCAGATGGTGTTCCAGAATCCGTTCGCGTCGCTGAACCCGCGCAAGACGGTCGAGCAAACGCTGTCCGAGCCGCTCGAGATCAATACGAACCTGACGGCGGCCGAGCGCGCGTCGCGCATCGCGCAGATCATGCGCACGGTCGGCCTGCGGCCCGAGCACGCGAAGCGCTATCCGCACATGTTCTCGGGCGGTCAGCGCCAGCGGGTCGCGATCGCGCGCGCGATGATCCTCGATCCGCGGATCGTCGTTGCCGACGAGCCGGTGTCCGCGCTCGACGTGTCGATCCAGGCGCAGATCCTGAACCTCTTCATGGATCTGCAGGAGCAGTTCAAGACGAGCTACGTGTTCATCTCGCACAACCTGTCGGTGGTCGAGCACGTCGCCGACGACGTGATGGTGATGTACTTCGGCAGCGTCGCCGAACTCGGCGACAAGGCGACGATCTACGCGCGTCCGCGCCATCCGTACACGCGCGCGCTGATGTCGGCGACGCCGGCGATCTTCGAGGAAGACCGCCGCGTGCAGATCAAGCTGCAGGGCGAGCTGCCGTCGCCGCTCAATCCGCCGTCAGGCTGCGCGTTTCACCAGCGCTGCCCGTACGCGATCGAGCGCTGTCGTGTCGAGGAACCGCAGCTGCGCGACGTCGACGGACGCCGCGTGGCCTGCCATCGCGCCGAGGAGGTGGGGGAGGCGAATGCCTGA
- the pxpB gene encoding 5-oxoprolinase subunit PxpB, whose amino-acid sequence MTQPRIYPLGDAALVCEVPPPATLDCQRRVWAVAEAARAWPDVIDVVPGMNNLTIVFDALAATAESFTPALRDAWETADVEHADGREIEIPVQYGGAAGPDLAAVAAHTGLSADEVVARHAAGEYVVFFIGFQPGFAYLGGLDASLHTPRRAAPRLEVPAGSVGIGGAQTGIYPATSPGGWQLIGRTSHVLFDPARPQPTLLLPGDRVRFTIAGVDAT is encoded by the coding sequence ATGACGCAACCCCGCATTTATCCGCTCGGCGATGCCGCCCTCGTCTGCGAGGTGCCGCCGCCCGCCACGCTCGATTGCCAGCGCCGCGTCTGGGCCGTCGCCGAGGCCGCGCGCGCATGGCCCGACGTGATCGACGTCGTGCCGGGCATGAACAATCTGACGATCGTATTCGATGCGCTCGCCGCGACGGCCGAGTCGTTCACGCCCGCGCTGCGCGACGCATGGGAAACCGCCGACGTCGAGCACGCGGACGGCCGCGAGATCGAGATTCCGGTCCAATACGGCGGCGCAGCCGGCCCCGACCTCGCGGCCGTCGCCGCACACACGGGGCTGTCGGCCGATGAAGTCGTCGCGCGACACGCCGCCGGCGAATACGTCGTGTTCTTCATCGGCTTCCAGCCGGGTTTCGCGTATCTCGGCGGCCTCGATGCGTCGCTGCACACGCCGCGCCGCGCGGCGCCGCGCCTGGAAGTGCCGGCCGGCTCGGTCGGCATCGGCGGAGCGCAGACGGGCATCTACCCGGCCACGTCGCCCGGCGGCTGGCAGCTGATCGGCCGCACGTCGCACGTGCTGTTCGACCCGGCGCGGCCGCAGCCGACGCTGCTGCTGCCCGGCGACCGCGTGCGCTTCACCATTGCCGGAGTCGACGCGACATGA
- a CDS encoding complex I NDUFA9 subunit family protein, translating into MDRQTVALLGGTGFIGSRLVNALVDAGKQVRIGTRRREHARHLQMLPVEIVELDALDTRTLARFVAGAHAAVNLVGVLHGGRGTPYGPGFERAHVALPAALAAACVEVGVRRVLHMSALGADSHGPSMYQRSKGDGEAALHAVAATDSLALTIFRPSVVFGPGDAFLNTFANLQRTLPVLPLAMPDAQFQPVFVGDVVRAFVNTLDLAAAHGKTYELGGPTVYTLEQLVRYCGTLVGRQARIVRLPDALAQLQARVFECLPGEPVITRDNLASMSVPNVLSGPLAPELGIAPASLESIAPAYLGHTARRSRFDWFRSRR; encoded by the coding sequence ATGGATCGCCAGACCGTCGCGCTGCTGGGTGGCACGGGCTTCATCGGCAGCCGGCTCGTCAATGCGCTGGTCGACGCCGGCAAGCAGGTGCGGATCGGCACGCGGCGGCGCGAGCATGCACGCCACCTGCAGATGCTGCCGGTCGAGATCGTCGAGCTCGACGCGCTCGATACGCGCACGCTCGCGCGGTTCGTCGCAGGCGCACATGCGGCCGTCAATCTCGTCGGCGTGCTGCACGGCGGCCGCGGCACGCCTTACGGGCCCGGGTTCGAGCGCGCGCACGTCGCGCTGCCGGCCGCGCTGGCCGCCGCGTGCGTCGAAGTCGGCGTGCGGCGCGTGCTGCACATGAGCGCGCTCGGCGCCGATTCGCATGGCCCGAGCATGTACCAGCGCTCGAAGGGCGACGGCGAGGCCGCGCTGCATGCGGTCGCCGCGACCGATTCGCTCGCGCTGACGATTTTCCGCCCGTCGGTCGTGTTCGGCCCCGGCGACGCGTTCCTGAACACGTTCGCGAACCTGCAGCGCACGTTGCCGGTGCTGCCGCTGGCGATGCCCGACGCGCAATTCCAGCCGGTGTTCGTCGGCGACGTCGTGCGCGCATTCGTCAACACGCTCGACCTCGCGGCAGCGCACGGCAAGACCTACGAACTCGGCGGCCCGACCGTCTATACGCTCGAACAACTGGTGCGCTATTGCGGCACGCTGGTCGGCCGGCAGGCACGCATCGTGCGCCTGCCCGACGCGCTCGCGCAGCTGCAGGCGCGCGTGTTCGAATGCCTGCCCGGCGAGCCGGTGATCACGCGCGACAATCTTGCGTCGATGTCGGTGCCGAACGTGCTGTCCGGGCCGCTCGCGCCGGAACTCGGGATCGCGCCCGCGAGTCTCGAGAGCATCGCGCCCGCGTATCTGGGCCACACGGCGCGGCGCTCCCGCTTCGACTGGTTCCGCTCGCGCCGCTAG
- a CDS encoding 5-formyltetrahydrofolate cyclo-ligase, producing the protein MEHEVSESIACNPVPNPKVALRKTLSGARRDAASQPVANAALDARLRLLLERLAPCTVGFYWPLPGEFDARDAVLAWSAAGPGRRAALPVIGEKHTPLAFHAWDAHTPMREGHHRIPEPASGVVVVPDLLLIPCVGFDLQRYRLGYGGGYYDRTLAMWPGTTLPVTVGIAYEACRVDALPAEAHDLAMQWIVTDGALYPDPAAG; encoded by the coding sequence ATGGAGCACGAAGTGAGCGAAAGCATAGCATGCAACCCTGTGCCGAACCCGAAGGTTGCACTACGCAAAACGCTGTCCGGCGCGCGTCGCGACGCGGCGTCGCAGCCCGTCGCGAACGCCGCGCTCGACGCGCGGCTGCGCCTGTTGCTCGAGCGGCTCGCGCCGTGCACGGTCGGCTTCTACTGGCCGCTGCCGGGCGAATTCGACGCACGCGACGCGGTGCTCGCGTGGTCCGCGGCAGGCCCGGGTCGCCGGGCCGCGCTGCCGGTGATCGGCGAGAAGCACACGCCGCTCGCGTTCCATGCGTGGGATGCGCACACGCCGATGCGCGAAGGGCATCACCGGATTCCGGAGCCTGCGTCGGGCGTCGTCGTCGTGCCCGACCTGTTGCTGATTCCGTGTGTGGGATTCGATCTGCAGCGCTACCGGCTTGGCTATGGCGGCGGCTATTACGACCGCACGCTCGCGATGTGGCCGGGCACGACGCTGCCGGTGACGGTCGGCATCGCCTATGAAGCGTGCCGCGTCGATGCGCTGCCGGCCGAAGCGCACGATCTCGCGATGCAGTGGATCGTGACCGACGGCGCGCTTTACCCGGACCCGGCCGCCGGATGA
- a CDS encoding winged helix DNA-binding protein has protein sequence MKRPPTKIVSSEHLVSDSSAELSELEYGLIMAGNAFNRWMVRCMSAAGAKDMTAVEVSLLHHVSHRERKKKLADICFVLNIEDTHVATYALKKLIARGYVKSEKSGKEVFFFATEAGRELCLKYREVREHCLIETLKDSGLTNEQIGDAAQLLRNASGLYDTAARAAASL, from the coding sequence ATGAAGCGTCCTCCGACCAAGATCGTGTCATCCGAACACCTCGTTTCCGATTCGAGCGCGGAGCTGTCGGAACTCGAATACGGGCTCATCATGGCCGGCAACGCATTCAACCGATGGATGGTGCGGTGCATGTCGGCCGCCGGTGCGAAGGATATGACGGCGGTCGAGGTGTCGCTGCTGCACCACGTAAGCCATCGCGAACGCAAGAAAAAGCTTGCCGACATCTGCTTCGTGCTCAATATCGAGGATACGCACGTCGCGACCTACGCGCTGAAAAAACTGATCGCGCGCGGCTACGTGAAGAGCGAGAAGAGCGGCAAGGAAGTGTTCTTCTTCGCGACCGAGGCGGGCCGCGAGCTGTGCCTGAAGTATCGGGAAGTGCGCGAGCATTGCCTGATCGAGACGCTGAAGGACAGCGGCCTCACCAACGAGCAGATCGGCGACGCCGCGCAGCTGCTGCGCAACGCGTCGGGCCTCTACGACACGGCCGCGCGCGCGGCGGCATCGCTGTAA
- a CDS encoding biotin-dependent carboxyltransferase family protein: MTQNSAPGTIEVLRAGPLSTVQDLGRRGMRHLGVAQGGALDGLALEVGNRLVGNRPDAAAVEITIGPAAFRFTRATRIAITGTEFGATLDGKPVYSWWSLPVDAGQTLVLPAAKRGMRGYLCIAGGIDVLPMLGSRSTDLASRFGGLGGRALRDGDRLPVGVPPAGAGCLAADAPEFGVKAPAWCAFVRVDEPPRRHRPAHAPWAMPVRVLPGPDYASFAADSQQAFWDEEWLVTANSNRMGYRLAGAELVRERPVELLSHAVLPGTIQVPPNGQPIVLMHDAQTTGGYPKIGTVIRADLWKLAQARLNLPIRFVRTTPDAARAALTAERAYLRQIDVAIEMREETRRRTQSRAA, encoded by the coding sequence ATGACCCAGAATTCAGCACCGGGCACGATCGAGGTGCTCCGCGCCGGCCCGCTGTCGACCGTGCAGGATCTCGGCCGCCGTGGCATGCGCCATCTCGGCGTCGCGCAGGGCGGCGCGCTCGACGGCCTCGCGCTCGAAGTCGGCAACCGGCTGGTCGGCAATCGCCCCGACGCGGCGGCCGTCGAAATCACGATCGGCCCGGCCGCGTTCCGCTTCACCCGCGCGACGCGCATCGCGATCACCGGCACCGAATTCGGCGCGACGCTCGACGGCAAGCCCGTGTATTCGTGGTGGAGCCTGCCGGTCGACGCCGGGCAGACGCTCGTGCTGCCGGCCGCGAAACGCGGGATGCGTGGCTACCTGTGCATCGCGGGCGGCATCGATGTGCTGCCGATGCTCGGTTCGCGCAGCACCGATCTTGCGTCGCGCTTCGGCGGCCTCGGAGGCCGCGCGCTGCGCGACGGCGATCGGCTTCCGGTCGGTGTGCCGCCGGCCGGCGCCGGCTGCCTCGCGGCCGATGCGCCCGAATTCGGCGTGAAAGCGCCCGCGTGGTGCGCGTTTGTGCGCGTCGACGAACCGCCGCGCCGCCACCGGCCCGCGCATGCGCCGTGGGCGATGCCCGTGCGCGTGCTGCCGGGCCCCGACTACGCGTCGTTCGCGGCCGATTCTCAGCAGGCGTTCTGGGACGAGGAATGGCTCGTCACCGCGAACAGCAACCGGATGGGCTATCGTCTCGCCGGCGCCGAGCTGGTACGCGAGCGGCCGGTCGAGCTGCTATCGCACGCGGTGCTGCCCGGCACGATCCAGGTGCCGCCGAACGGCCAGCCGATCGTGCTGATGCACGACGCGCAGACCACCGGCGGCTACCCGAAGATCGGCACGGTGATCCGCGCGGATCTCTGGAAACTCGCGCAGGCGCGGCTCAACCTGCCGATCCGCTTCGTGCGCACGACACCCGATGCCGCGCGCGCCGCGCTGACCGCGGAACGCGCCTATCTGCGGCAGATCGACGTCGCGATCGAGATGCGCGAGGAGACCCGCCGCCGCACGCAATCGCGCGCGGCGTGA
- a CDS encoding lytic transglycosylase domain-containing protein → MSNSLFRVYRAVALALSAAALVAGTAACAAPNDDTLAGDDQIFVQLREAARRNDAAKAAQLAAMIPNYPVPSYVEYFQIKPQLFDSTGRARVDAPDAPVQSFLQRYDGQAIADRLRNDYLLVLGARHDWRSFDDQYKRFVLDDDTQVKCYALESRAARGENVADAARALLVEPKYYGDACVDLITALTVNQQFTSDDVWQQARLAYEQNYTTLGGKIVDALGPRPAGFDQATSAPPLYLARGIGPDAASHQLALIALGRMARNDPDAAAGMLTSVAGSLTKQEQAIAWGAIGYQGAIKRSALASVWYAKSANAPLSNPGYEWRTRAALLAGNWPMVRWSIEQMPPSLRSDPAWIYWHARALKQSGDTLQANQEFEQVAGQFNFYGQLAGEELGQRTSIPPRTKVSDADVDAMSKIPGFALAQRFYGLNLRLEGNREWNWPLRGMTDRQLLAAAEYGKRIDLLDRTVNTADRTKAEHDFTLRYPSPYRDIVERYAQSSGLDIEWAYGLIRQESRFITNARSSVGAGGLMQLMPATAQLVAKKLGMGTITRAQMHDINTNVQLGTWYLADIYNNFDSSPVLATAGYNAGPGRPRQWRQVLTQPVEGAIFAETIPFNETRDYVKNVLSNTVYYAALFEGKPQSLKKRLGMISP, encoded by the coding sequence ATGTCGAACAGCCTTTTCCGAGTATATCGCGCGGTCGCGCTCGCGCTTTCGGCCGCCGCGCTCGTCGCGGGCACGGCCGCGTGCGCCGCACCGAACGACGACACGCTCGCCGGGGACGACCAGATCTTCGTGCAGTTGCGCGAAGCCGCGCGCCGCAACGACGCCGCGAAGGCCGCGCAGCTCGCGGCGATGATTCCGAACTATCCGGTCCCGTCCTACGTCGAGTATTTCCAGATCAAGCCGCAACTGTTCGATTCGACGGGCCGCGCACGTGTCGACGCCCCCGACGCTCCCGTGCAGTCGTTCCTGCAGCGCTACGACGGCCAGGCGATCGCCGACCGCCTGCGCAACGACTACCTGCTCGTGCTCGGTGCGCGCCACGACTGGCGCAGCTTCGACGACCAGTACAAGCGCTTCGTGCTCGACGACGACACGCAGGTCAAGTGCTACGCGCTCGAATCGCGCGCGGCGCGCGGCGAGAACGTCGCCGACGCGGCGCGCGCGCTGCTCGTCGAGCCGAAATACTACGGCGACGCCTGTGTCGACCTGATTACGGCGCTCACCGTCAACCAGCAGTTCACGAGCGACGACGTGTGGCAGCAGGCCCGCCTCGCGTACGAGCAGAACTACACGACGCTCGGCGGGAAGATCGTCGACGCGCTCGGCCCGCGGCCGGCCGGCTTCGATCAGGCGACCAGCGCGCCGCCGCTGTATCTCGCGCGCGGCATCGGCCCCGACGCGGCCTCGCACCAGCTCGCGCTGATCGCGCTCGGCCGCATGGCGCGCAACGACCCGGACGCCGCGGCGGGGATGCTGACGTCGGTCGCCGGCTCGCTGACGAAGCAGGAGCAGGCGATCGCGTGGGGCGCGATCGGCTACCAGGGCGCGATCAAGCGCTCGGCGCTCGCATCGGTCTGGTATGCGAAATCCGCGAACGCGCCGCTGTCGAACCCGGGTTACGAATGGCGCACGCGCGCCGCGCTGCTCGCCGGCAACTGGCCGATGGTGCGCTGGTCGATCGAACAGATGCCGCCGTCGCTGCGCAGCGATCCGGCGTGGATCTACTGGCATGCGCGCGCGCTCAAGCAGAGCGGCGACACGCTGCAGGCGAACCAGGAATTCGAGCAGGTCGCGGGCCAGTTCAACTTCTACGGGCAGCTCGCCGGCGAGGAGCTGGGCCAGCGCACGTCGATCCCGCCGCGCACGAAAGTGAGCGACGCCGACGTCGACGCGATGAGCAAGATCCCCGGCTTCGCGCTCGCGCAACGCTTCTACGGGCTGAACCTGCGCCTCGAAGGCAACCGCGAATGGAACTGGCCGCTGCGCGGGATGACCGATCGCCAGCTGCTCGCGGCCGCCGAATACGGCAAGCGCATCGACCTGCTCGACCGCACGGTCAACACGGCCGACCGCACGAAGGCCGAGCACGACTTCACGCTGCGCTACCCGTCGCCGTACCGCGACATCGTCGAGCGCTACGCGCAGTCGAGCGGCCTCGACATCGAATGGGCCTACGGGCTGATTCGCCAGGAATCGCGCTTCATCACGAACGCGCGTTCGTCGGTCGGCGCGGGCGGGCTGATGCAGTTGATGCCGGCCACCGCGCAGCTCGTCGCGAAGAAGCTCGGGATGGGCACGATCACGCGTGCGCAGATGCACGACATCAATACCAACGTCCAGCTCGGCACCTGGTATCTGGCGGACATCTACAACAACTTCGACAGCTCGCCGGTGCTGGCGACGGCAGGCTACAACGCGGGCCCGGGCCGGCCGCGCCAGTGGCGCCAGGTGTTGACGCAGCCGGTCGAAGGCGCGATCTTCGCGGAGACGATTCCGTTCAACGAGACGCGCGACTACGTGAAGAACGTGCTGTCGAATACCGTCTATTACGCGGCGCTCTTCGAGGGCAAACCGCAGTCGTTGAAGAAACGTCTAGGCATGATCTCGCCCTGA